The sequence GCGCTGACGTTGCCGTTCAAGGCGCCGGACCTGCGTTGCGACACTCCGCGCGGTTCGTTCCGCATCCGCCTGCATCCCGAGGATGCGCCCAACACCTGCGCACTCTTCGTCTCGCTGGCCGGTCGCGGCTGGTTCGACGGGCAGACCTTCCACCGCGTGGTGCCCGACTTCGTGGCGCAGGGCGGCGACCCCGACGGCACGGGCTGGGGCGGGCCGGGCTTCCTCATCCGCAGCGAGGCCAACCGGCGCCCGTTCAAGCGGGGCGCCGTGGGCATTGCCGACGACGGCCGCGACACGGGCAGCAGCCAGTTCTTCGTGATGCTGTCCGAGCAGCCGCACCTGAACGGCCGGTACACACTGTTCGGCGACGTGGTCGAGGGTATGGACGTGGTCGAGCGCCTGCAGCTCGGCGACACCTTCCGCTTCGCCCTGGTGCCCTGAGTCGCGCAGAAGATCCCCGTAAACGCGGAACCCCGGGGCTGCAACGGCCCCGGGGTTCTTCTGTCTGCGGTATCCGCCTCGTCCGGTCAGGAACGCAACGCCCGGGCGATCGTGGCCCAGGTGGGCGCCTGCCCGTACATGAGGATGCCGACCCGGAACAGCTTGCCGGCCAGGCGCGCCGAGAGCCAGATCGAAATGCCCATCAGCAGCCACGACAGGCCGATCTGCCAGAAGGGCGGCGTCTCCACGCACACGCGCATGAACATCAGCACGGGCGAGAACAGCGGCACCAGGCTCAGCACTGTCGAGATCGTCGAATTGGGCGACCGCAACACCATGGTCAGCATCATCATCGGGATGACCATGCACATGGTCAGCGGCATGTGGAACTGCTGGCTGTCCTGGATGGTGTTGCACATGGCGCCGACGCCGGCGTAGATCGTCGCGTAGAGGAAGAACCCGAGCAGGAAGAACATCACGAACGAGCCGAGGATGACCGGCGTCAGGAACCCGACGTCGAGCGTGATCTCGCCCATGGACACGCCGCGCTGGGACAGGAAGAAGAAACCGGCCGCCCAGATGCCGAACTGTGTCAAGCCTGCCGCGCCGATGCCCAGCACCTTGCCGAGCATCATCTCGCCCGGCGAGACGCTGGCCAGCAGCACTTCGACCATGCGGCTGCTCTTCTCCTCGATCACGGCGGTCAGCGTATGGTTGCCGTACATGATCACCATGATGTAGATGATCATGATCAGCGCGAACGCCATGATGAACGAGACGGACTCGTCCTGGGTCTCCTCGCCTCCTTCGGCTGTCACGGCAATGCTGTTCCAGTCCGTGCGCGCCGACAGGTAGTTGAACAGGGAGTCGGGCACCTGCGAGCGCGAGAAGCGCTGCTCCCGAAGGACGCGATTGAGCGCGGGCTTGAGCATCTCGTCGCGCACGACCAGCGAACTGACCGACTTGTTGTAGAAGCTGACCTTGCCCGTCTCGACGAAGTCGGCGGGTACGACCACGCCGCTGTGCACCGTGTCGTCCACGATCATCGTCTTCATCTCGGTAATTGCGGCCTCGAGGCCGCCGGCCCCGACGGCGACCGGCTCCAGGGTCAGGCTCTTGCGGCCGTCCTCCACCAGCGCATCGGACAACGGCCCGCGCACGACGCCGCTCTGGTCGACGATCGCGATGGTGCGCCGGTCGTCGCCGCCCTTGTCCGCCATCAGGGCCGGCAGCACGATGAACATCGACATCAGCGCAGGGCCGAGCACCGTCCCAATGACGAAGCTCTTGGAGCGCACTCGTTCCAGGTATTCCCGCGAAATGACTGTCAATACCTTGCTCATGCCTGCACCCCCTGCCGGCGGCGAAGCACGGCGGCCATGAAGATCTCGTTGAGGGTCGGCCGGTTGGCCGAGAAGAGCGTCAGGGCGCCGACCGCCTGCAGTCGCGGCAGCAGGGCCTGCGGCTCGGCGCCTTCCTTCAGGATCAGTCGCCAGCTGCCCTCGTGGAATTCCCGGTGCAGGACGCCGGGCAGGTCGTGCGGGGGCTCCAGCTCGCCGTCCCAGGCTACGCGCACCGAGCGCAGCGGGAAGTCGGCGCGCACTCTCGGCAGCGAGCCGTCGAGGATCACCTCGCCGCCCTCGATCAGGCAGATGGCGTCGCAGATGCGCTCCGCCTCGGCCAGCATGTGGGTCGAGAAGAGGATCGTGGTCCCGCGCTGCTTCTGCTCGACGATCATGTCGCGCAAGAGCTCGATGTTCAAAGGGTCGAGCCCGCTGAAGACCTCGTCGAGGATCACCAGGTCGGGTTCGCCGATGAACGTGGCCGCGAACTGGATCTTCTGCTGCATGCCCTTGCTCAGGTTGTCGATCTTGCGGTCGGCATAGGCACCCAGTTCCATGCGGTCGAGCCACTGGCGGGCACGCGTCCTGGCGGCGGCGCGCGGGACGCCCTTCAGGCGCGCCAGGAACACCAGCTGGTCCTGGCATTTCATCTTGCGGTAGAGCCCGCGCTCCTCAGGCAGGTAGCCGATGCGATCGCGCATGGACAGCTCGAGCGGGCGCCCGGCCAGCGTGATCTCGCCGGAATCCGGCAGGATGATGTTCATGATGCTGCGGATGGTCGTCGTCTTGCCCGAGCCGTTGGGCCCGAGGAAGCCGTAGATGCTGCCGCGCGGGACCTCGAGGCTGACGTTGTTGACGGCGCGCTTGTCGCCGTACGACTTGCAGACATTGCGCAGGGACAACAGCGGCGCGCCGACCGGCGGCAGCGCGAATGCGGGAGCGGACATGGAGCCTCCACGGGGAAGGATCACGACTGGCGCCGTGTGGGACGCAACCGCGGCATTATCGCGGCCCGGCGCGGACTTGGCAACCGGCGGCTGGTCGTACGGCGTCTGGACCAGCCGTGTTTCGCGACCCGCTTTGTGTCGTTTCGGTCACGTCGACCGGCACGAGCCGTGACGCTTTCGCGACATCCAGGACGTTCCCGCCGGGAAAAGATCACGAAACGGGGTTACCCTCTTGAACGGCGCCTAGGGCCATGTGATAATTAACGTTATGAAATCGGGCCATGGGGAGCCGCCGCCGGGCGGCCCCGCGCCCGCCGGGATCCCACGCAACGGAAGGCCGTGATCATGGCCGTGACCGCCGGAGTCGCCCGCCGCATCCTCGTGATCGAGGACGACGGCGAACTGATCGACCTGCTCTCCCTGCACCTGACCGCCGAAGGGTACCAGGTCGACGCCGCCGCCGACGGCGAGGCCGGGCTGCGCGCCTTCCAGTCCGGGCAGTACGGCATGGTACTCCTGGACTGGATGCTGCCGAGCACGAGCGGGATCGATGTCCTGCGCGAGATCCGCACCACCGACACGCGCACACCCGTCGTCATGCTGACGGCCCGCGGCGAGGAAACCGACAAGGTCCTGGGCCTGGAACTGGGCTGTGACGACTACCTGACCAAGCCGTTCAGCATCCGTGAACTGGTGGCACGCATCAAGGTCGTGCACCGTCGCATCGAGCGCGCCGAGGAGCTGGCGCGCATCGCTTCCGGCGACCGCATCCTCGACCTGGGTCCCCTGAAGATCGACCACGGCAAGCGCAAAGTACAGGTCGGCGGCGACCAGGTGCAGCTGACGGTGAAGGAATACGACCTGCTCTACACGCTGGCCAGCCGGCCCGGGCGCACGTTCAGCCGCCGCCAGCTGCTCGACCTGATCTGGGACCAGGACGCCGAGGTCTTCGAGCACACCGTCAATTCGCACGTGAACCGGCTCCGCAACAAGATCGAGCAGGACCCGAACCGGCCGCAGCTCATCCTCACGGTCTGGGGCGTGGGCTACCGGTTCACCGAGGAGTTCAATTGACCGGGACGGCCAATCAGCGCCCCAGGCGCACGCCGCGCTTCGCGAAGACGCTGCTGTTCAGGCTGTCGGCGATCTTCCTTGCGTTCCTCGGCCTCTGCCTGGGCGGCTATTTCCTGTGGATCCAGGCCACGGTCTTCTCGCCCTACGCGGATGACGCCGAGAAGAAGTGGTTCGAGACGCGCGCGGACAGTGAACTGGACGCGCTGGCCGCCACGCTGGCCTCCGTCGATCCCGGCTCGGCTGCCGCGGGGAGCGCCATCGCCAACTACGGCGAAAAGGTGACCCGCTTCGGCGTCGAACTGATGGTCTTCGGCCCCCGGGGTACGTCCCTGGCCGGCACGCCCGGCGACAGCCTGATGGCGGCGGTGCCTGCCGTCGAGGTGTCGTTGCTCTCGCAGATGGCGACCTCGGATTGGGATTTCTCGCGGTACCCGGACAAGTCGAACGTGGACGCGTTCGAGAACCGTATTTTCGACGTCAACGTGATCGGCGAGCCCGGGTCGCCGCGCGGCTACCTGGTTGCCAGCTACCGACCGCTCGAGATCGACGCCGGCGAACTGGAAGCGCACAGCAACCTGCTCGTGACACAGCAGCGACTGGTGAAGGTGCTGGCCGGCATGCTCGTGCTGGCGGCGGTCGGCGCGCTGCTGCTGATGGGCTGGACCAGCCGCCGCATCAGTCGCCTGTCGGTGGCCATGGAAGCATTCACCGGCGGCGACCTGCGCCGGCGGGTCGGCGAGGGCGGTTCGGACGAGATCGACGACCTCGGCCGCCACTTCAACCACATGGCGCGCCACATCGAGTCCATGCTGGATTCACTGCGACAGAAGGAGCAGTTCCAGCGACAGCTCATCGCAAACGTCAGTCATGACCTGCGCACGCCGATGGCCAGCCTGCGCGGGCACGTCGAGTCGCTGAACCTCCGCTTCGACCAGCTGGACGCCGCCCAGCGCGCCCGCGCCCTCGACACGATCAGCGGCAACCTGGAACACCTCGACCGCCTGGTCGAGCGCATGCTCGTGCTGTCGCGGCTCGACGCCGGGCAGGCGGCGATCCAGCCCGAGGATTTCTCGATCGTGGAACTGGCCGACTCGGTGATGCGACGTTGCGAGCATCTGGCGCTGCCTACTGGAATCACGATCGAGATGCGCGCGGAACCGCGCCTGCCGCTGGTCCACGCCGACCCGCTGCAGGTGGCGCTGGTGCTGCAGAACCTGCTCGAGAACGGCATCAAGTTCAACCGGCCCGCGGGCCGGGTGACCCTCACGCTCGCGCGCGTCGATGCCGGCGCCCGCGTGCTCCTGTCGGTGGCCGACACCGGCCGCGGCATCGCCGAAGCCGACATCCCCCACATCTTCGAGCGCTTCTACACGGGTGACGCCAGCCGGACGCGGAAGGGCGGTGCCCCGGCCCATCTGCAGTACAGTTCCGGGCTGGGCCTGGCCATCGCGGCCAAGGTCGTGGCGGCGCACGGCGACGAGTTGCAGGTCACGAGCCGTCCCGGCGAAGGCGCCGAGTTCCGCTTCCATCTGGCGGCGGCCGTCGACCAGGGCCTGGCTTCGATGTCGGCGGAAGGCTGATACCCGCCACGCCGGGCTCTGCCGCCATTCACGCGATCGGTGCCTGCCGGTCGGCTTCCTTCCAGCGCCGGTGCACCCAGAACCACTGCGCGGGCGCCCGTCGGATGAACTCCTCGACAGCCGCTGAAATGGCCGCCGTGTAGGCCCGGATGCCCGCCTCGTCCGCCGTACGTCCTTCCGGATGCAGCACCGGCCCCACATGGAGCACATGGCTGCCGTCGGGCTGCCGGACGATGCCCATCGGGATGACCGGACAGCCGGTCTGCAGCGAAGCGGGCAGCGCCGGGCCAGGCGGCGGCCTCGCGTCCCAGGAAGGGAATGCGCACGCCGCCGGCGCCCGCATCCTGGTCGAGAACCAGCGAGACCAGGCCCCCCGCGCGCAGGTGCGCCAGCACCGCAGGCGCCG comes from bacterium and encodes:
- a CDS encoding ABC transporter permease yields the protein MSKVLTVISREYLERVRSKSFVIGTVLGPALMSMFIVLPALMADKGGDDRRTIAIVDQSGVVRGPLSDALVEDGRKSLTLEPVAVGAGGLEAAITEMKTMIVDDTVHSGVVVPADFVETGKVSFYNKSVSSLVVRDEMLKPALNRVLREQRFSRSQVPDSLFNYLSARTDWNSIAVTAEGGEETQDESVSFIMAFALIMIIYIMVIMYGNHTLTAVIEEKSSRMVEVLLASVSPGEMMLGKVLGIGAAGLTQFGIWAAGFFFLSQRGVSMGEITLDVGFLTPVILGSFVMFFLLGFFLYATIYAGVGAMCNTIQDSQQFHMPLTMCMVIPMMMLTMVLRSPNSTISTVLSLVPLFSPVLMFMRVCVETPPFWQIGLSWLLMGISIWLSARLAGKLFRVGILMYGQAPTWATIARALRS
- a CDS encoding HAMP domain-containing histidine kinase, with the protein product MTGTANQRPRRTPRFAKTLLFRLSAIFLAFLGLCLGGYFLWIQATVFSPYADDAEKKWFETRADSELDALAATLASVDPGSAAAGSAIANYGEKVTRFGVELMVFGPRGTSLAGTPGDSLMAAVPAVEVSLLSQMATSDWDFSRYPDKSNVDAFENRIFDVNVIGEPGSPRGYLVASYRPLEIDAGELEAHSNLLVTQQRLVKVLAGMLVLAAVGALLLMGWTSRRISRLSVAMEAFTGGDLRRRVGEGGSDEIDDLGRHFNHMARHIESMLDSLRQKEQFQRQLIANVSHDLRTPMASLRGHVESLNLRFDQLDAAQRARALDTISGNLEHLDRLVERMLVLSRLDAGQAAIQPEDFSIVELADSVMRRCEHLALPTGITIEMRAEPRLPLVHADPLQVALVLQNLLENGIKFNRPAGRVTLTLARVDAGARVLLSVADTGRGIAEADIPHIFERFYTGDASRTRKGGAPAHLQYSSGLGLAIAAKVVAAHGDELQVTSRPGEGAEFRFHLAAAVDQGLASMSAEG
- a CDS encoding peptidylprolyl isomerase, which codes for MPRRPRCRPLPAAPAPLPPVAATQAPPPAPRWTPTPALQERAVQLLLAAFNEPDVRLRLEARATARTTGLLPERLVPTEGSLRATLPAVTRDPAQPALTLPFKAPDLRCDTPRGSFRIRLHPEDAPNTCALFVSLAGRGWFDGQTFHRVVPDFVAQGGDPDGTGWGGPGFLIRSEANRRPFKRGAVGIADDGRDTGSSQFFVMLSEQPHLNGRYTLFGDVVEGMDVVERLQLGDTFRFALVP
- a CDS encoding lysophospholipid acyltransferase family protein, whose amino-acid sequence is MRAPAACAFPSWDARPPPGPALPASLQTGCPVIPMGIVRQPDGSHVLHVGPVLHPEGRTADEAGIRAYTAAISAAVEEFIRRAPAQWFWVHRRWKEADRQAPIA
- a CDS encoding response regulator transcription factor gives rise to the protein MAVTAGVARRILVIEDDGELIDLLSLHLTAEGYQVDAAADGEAGLRAFQSGQYGMVLLDWMLPSTSGIDVLREIRTTDTRTPVVMLTARGEETDKVLGLELGCDDYLTKPFSIRELVARIKVVHRRIERAEELARIASGDRILDLGPLKIDHGKRKVQVGGDQVQLTVKEYDLLYTLASRPGRTFSRRQLLDLIWDQDAEVFEHTVNSHVNRLRNKIEQDPNRPQLILTVWGVGYRFTEEFN
- a CDS encoding ATP-binding cassette domain-containing protein; protein product: MSAPAFALPPVGAPLLSLRNVCKSYGDKRAVNNVSLEVPRGSIYGFLGPNGSGKTTTIRSIMNIILPDSGEITLAGRPLELSMRDRIGYLPEERGLYRKMKCQDQLVFLARLKGVPRAAARTRARQWLDRMELGAYADRKIDNLSKGMQQKIQFAATFIGEPDLVILDEVFSGLDPLNIELLRDMIVEQKQRGTTILFSTHMLAEAERICDAICLIEGGEVILDGSLPRVRADFPLRSVRVAWDGELEPPHDLPGVLHREFHEGSWRLILKEGAEPQALLPRLQAVGALTLFSANRPTLNEIFMAAVLRRRQGVQA